From Halanaeroarchaeum sulfurireducens, a single genomic window includes:
- the tsaA gene encoding tRNA (N6-threonylcarbamoyladenosine(37)-N6)-methyltransferase TrmO, whose protein sequence is MSRVVYEPIGYVESPFVDPAAVPRPASDQVEASGAVVIEDEYEAGLEGLADFSHVVLVSHLHETEGHRLQVHPKGNDLEVGIFATSGPLRPNPIGLSVVALESIDGTRLSVANLDLVDDTPILDVKPFAPKVDVSTLDIGWMDESLTDS, encoded by the coding sequence ATGTCACGCGTCGTGTACGAACCGATCGGGTACGTCGAGTCGCCGTTTGTCGATCCAGCGGCCGTGCCCCGACCGGCGTCGGATCAGGTTGAGGCCTCGGGCGCAGTCGTCATCGAGGACGAATACGAGGCGGGCCTGGAGGGACTCGCTGACTTCTCACACGTGGTCCTCGTCTCGCACCTCCACGAGACGGAGGGCCATCGACTCCAGGTACACCCGAAGGGAAACGACCTCGAGGTGGGAATCTTCGCCACCTCCGGACCCCTGCGTCCAAATCCCATCGGCCTCTCGGTCGTCGCCCTCGAATCGATCGACGGCACTCGGCTCTCGGTGGCGAACCTCGATCTCGTCGACGACACGCCGATCCTGGACGTCAAACCGTTCGCACCGAAGGTCGACGTTTCCACACTCGACATCGGCTGGATGGACGAGTCGCTCACGGACTCGTAG
- a CDS encoding cold-shock protein, whose protein sequence is MATGTVAFFNERKGYGFIETEDADDDVFFHMEDVGGPDLEEGQEVEFEIEEADKGPRATNLTRL, encoded by the coding sequence ATGGCAACCGGTACGGTCGCATTCTTCAACGAGCGGAAAGGGTACGGTTTCATCGAGACAGAGGACGCCGACGACGACGTGTTCTTCCACATGGAAGACGTCGGCGGTCCGGATCTCGAAGAGGGACAGGAAGTCGAATTCGAAATCGAAGAGGCGGATAAAGGTCCGAGAGCGACGAATCTCACGCGCCTGTAA
- a CDS encoding HD domain-containing protein translates to METMATFVFDYLDASIENEANGGRMRWYPWHSAEYRFNHIMNVVELATEIAEREGADVDVVTVAALFHDIAKLEVEQDRHAEEGATIARKYLETHGDYPPSFVDRVCESIERHSHQGDLTDLSPETRCLVEADMLDKIGANGSTLMILRMGYEARTHMDAGEMVERVLERGRNARDRIESDTAKSILHQRLKRVKWFREWLDDEIAEMDLTGDED, encoded by the coding sequence ATGGAGACGATGGCCACGTTCGTCTTCGACTATCTCGATGCGAGCATCGAGAACGAAGCGAACGGGGGCCGGATGCGCTGGTATCCGTGGCACTCCGCGGAGTATCGGTTCAACCACATCATGAACGTCGTGGAACTCGCAACCGAGATCGCCGAACGCGAGGGTGCGGATGTCGACGTCGTTACCGTGGCCGCGCTGTTCCACGACATCGCGAAACTCGAGGTTGAGCAGGACCGGCACGCGGAGGAAGGGGCCACCATCGCGCGAAAGTACCTGGAGACGCATGGCGACTATCCCCCGTCGTTCGTCGACCGGGTCTGCGAGTCGATCGAACGGCATTCACACCAGGGGGACCTGACCGATCTGTCACCCGAGACGCGATGTCTCGTCGAGGCGGACATGCTCGACAAGATCGGTGCGAACGGTTCTACCCTGATGATCCTCCGGATGGGCTACGAGGCCCGGACCCACATGGACGCCGGCGAGATGGTCGAACGGGTGCTCGAACGTGGTCGGAACGCCCGAGACCGGATCGAGAGCGACACCGCCAAGAGCATCCTCCATCAGCGCCTCAAGCGCGTCAAATGGTTCCGCGAGTGGCTGGATGACGAGATCGCCGAGATGGACCTCACAGGGGACGAGGACTAG
- a CDS encoding LysE family transporter → MLTALLSIVAGLLLGLSLAAPPGPMNAVIAEESVNRSWRAGFAAGLGAMSADALFFVFALAGLVTVVENAPTLRGVMVGIGGLLMLYFAYGAVANAGSFSESEHGDAAGFGKAFALALTNPYQITWWLTAGIGLLNPGQIEAFGVSLSAANGLLTIGGFFLGILLWVTSFPAALRAAGDRVDALGTGIAYVSALVLVWFAGVFVLDAAGTLGLV, encoded by the coding sequence ATGCTGACAGCGCTGCTCTCGATCGTCGCTGGACTCCTCCTGGGCCTCTCGCTGGCCGCGCCACCGGGCCCCATGAACGCGGTCATCGCCGAAGAGAGCGTCAATCGGAGCTGGCGGGCGGGATTCGCAGCCGGTCTCGGGGCGATGTCTGCGGATGCCCTCTTTTTCGTCTTCGCGCTCGCCGGGCTGGTCACGGTCGTCGAAAATGCGCCCACTCTCAGGGGCGTGATGGTGGGGATCGGTGGGCTCCTGATGCTGTACTTCGCCTACGGGGCCGTGGCGAACGCGGGGTCGTTTTCCGAGAGTGAACACGGTGATGCTGCGGGCTTTGGCAAAGCGTTCGCCCTCGCGCTGACGAATCCGTATCAAATAACGTGGTGGCTAACCGCTGGAATCGGATTGTTGAACCCCGGGCAGATCGAGGCCTTCGGCGTCTCGCTCTCGGCGGCGAACGGGCTGTTGACGATCGGCGGATTTTTCCTCGGCATCCTCCTCTGGGTGACGAGTTTTCCGGCTGCGCTGCGCGCCGCTGGCGACCGGGTCGACGCACTGGGAACCGGCATCGCGTACGTCAGTGCGCTCGTCCTCGTCTGGTTCGCGGGTGTGTTCGTGCTCGACGCCGCCGGGACGCTGGGGCTGGTCTAG
- a CDS encoding threonine synthase: protein MDTTRAFVGLTCRDCEATVDVDAGTHRCPECGGKLDPTYDESELDLDRETFTDRRMDSMWRYEELLPFPRESAVSIGEGATQLVEAPQLAETVGVGRVLIKDEGGNPTGTVADRGLSVTATAALGHDAETLALASTGNGGQSTSAYAGAAGLPSQVYVPSRTGYTNKAMVTVHGGEMTVVEGRIDDAVGDFEDDLTNAADWYPVQPFQTPYRHEGEKTLFYEIVEQLDWTVPDAIVVPTGDGTELVGSYKGATEFHEMGLIDEVPALYAAQADGCAPIVRAIEEDRPTPEPWQQPDTICGGIEIPDPNAGQWALEAVRETGGGAVSTVDDAILEAAVDVAQSVGVEMSPSAGAAVSGAQELANRGTLGENDTVVLVNTATGNRQSDVLRSHLMKKGI, encoded by the coding sequence ATGGACACGACCAGAGCGTTCGTCGGACTTACCTGCCGGGACTGCGAGGCGACGGTCGACGTGGACGCCGGCACCCATCGGTGTCCCGAGTGTGGAGGAAAACTCGATCCGACGTACGACGAGAGCGAACTGGATCTCGATCGGGAAACGTTCACCGACCGCCGCATGGATTCGATGTGGCGCTACGAGGAGCTGCTTCCGTTTCCGAGGGAAAGCGCTGTCTCGATCGGTGAAGGTGCGACCCAGCTCGTGGAGGCTCCGCAGCTTGCCGAGACGGTGGGCGTCGGAAGGGTACTGATCAAAGACGAGGGAGGGAATCCGACGGGCACCGTAGCGGACCGGGGCCTCTCAGTGACGGCGACCGCAGCGCTGGGCCACGACGCGGAGACCCTCGCGCTCGCGTCGACCGGGAACGGGGGGCAGTCGACGAGCGCGTACGCTGGGGCCGCCGGACTCCCCTCACAGGTGTACGTCCCCTCGCGGACCGGCTACACGAACAAGGCGATGGTAACCGTCCACGGTGGAGAGATGACCGTCGTCGAGGGCCGGATCGACGACGCCGTTGGCGATTTCGAGGACGATCTCACGAACGCAGCCGATTGGTACCCCGTCCAACCCTTCCAGACCCCCTACCGTCACGAGGGGGAGAAAACGTTGTTCTACGAGATCGTCGAGCAACTCGACTGGACGGTACCGGACGCCATCGTCGTCCCGACCGGAGACGGGACCGAACTCGTCGGCTCGTACAAAGGGGCGACGGAGTTTCACGAAATGGGCCTCATCGACGAGGTGCCAGCCCTGTACGCAGCACAGGCCGACGGCTGTGCGCCGATCGTTCGAGCGATCGAGGAAGACCGACCCACCCCGGAACCGTGGCAACAACCCGACACCATCTGTGGCGGCATCGAGATTCCCGATCCGAACGCGGGCCAGTGGGCACTCGAGGCCGTCCGGGAGACGGGTGGCGGTGCGGTCTCCACGGTGGACGACGCGATCCTCGAAGCGGCCGTCGACGTCGCCCAGTCGGTGGGGGTGGAGATGTCACCGTCCGCCGGCGCGGCCGTGAGCGGCGCCCAGGAACTCGCCAATCGGGGCACTCTCGGCGAGAACGATACCGTCGTCCTCGTGAACACCGCAACCGGGAACAGGCAGTCGGACGTCCTTCGCAGTCATCTCATGAAAAAAGGGATCTGA
- a CDS encoding cyclic 2,3-diphosphoglycerate synthase, which translates to MTRRTLIMGAAGRDFHDFVSTFRGNDEREVVAFTQSFAQNIGELDEIPERTFPASIAGEGYPDGIPILPESELESIVEDRDVDEVVLSYSDLAHEYVMHQASRALSAGADFRLIGTEMMLESDTPVVAVDAVRTGCGKSQASRKLAGALDDRGVDVVVVREPMPYGDLEAQRVQRFESVDDLEAAGVTIEEREEYEHHIERGHVVYAGVDYEAILDEVEAEAEVILWDGGNNELPFFEPDVHFVLADPHRPGHELTYHPGETNLRIADYVVINKENTAEEADVRTVVENVGSANPEAEIIHADSVVSVDDPGAIEGARVLAVEDGPTLTHGGTATGAASIAAEQYGADWVVDPRKGAVGSIADLYDEYPHLGKVIPAMGYSDEQVAELERSINNVDCDVVLAGTPIDLSQIVDVEKPVVRVRYDIEERGEPTFEDVLDEHADVLGL; encoded by the coding sequence ATGACTCGACGAACCCTCATCATGGGCGCGGCCGGCCGCGATTTTCACGACTTCGTCTCGACGTTTCGGGGGAACGACGAGCGCGAGGTCGTCGCGTTCACCCAGAGTTTCGCCCAGAACATCGGCGAACTCGACGAGATTCCCGAGCGGACCTTCCCGGCCTCGATCGCCGGCGAGGGGTACCCCGACGGCATCCCCATTCTCCCCGAATCCGAACTCGAATCCATCGTCGAGGATCGCGACGTCGACGAGGTCGTCCTCTCGTACTCCGATCTCGCACACGAGTACGTCATGCACCAGGCGTCGCGGGCACTCTCCGCGGGTGCTGATTTCCGTCTCATCGGGACGGAGATGATGCTCGAAAGCGACACCCCGGTCGTCGCCGTCGACGCCGTCCGCACCGGCTGTGGGAAATCCCAGGCCTCCCGGAAACTGGCCGGCGCACTCGACGACCGCGGCGTCGACGTGGTCGTGGTTCGTGAACCGATGCCGTATGGCGACCTCGAGGCACAGCGGGTTCAGCGCTTCGAGTCGGTCGACGATCTCGAGGCGGCCGGCGTCACCATCGAAGAGCGCGAGGAGTACGAACATCACATCGAGCGGGGCCACGTGGTCTACGCCGGCGTCGATTACGAGGCGATCCTGGACGAGGTCGAAGCGGAGGCCGAGGTCATCCTCTGGGACGGTGGGAACAACGAACTGCCGTTTTTCGAGCCAGACGTCCACTTCGTCCTGGCGGATCCTCACCGACCGGGCCACGAACTGACCTATCATCCCGGCGAGACGAACCTCCGGATCGCGGATTACGTCGTGATCAACAAGGAGAACACGGCGGAGGAGGCGGACGTGCGAACCGTCGTCGAAAACGTCGGATCGGCGAACCCCGAGGCGGAGATCATCCACGCCGATTCCGTGGTATCGGTCGACGACCCGGGCGCAATCGAGGGAGCACGCGTCCTCGCGGTCGAGGACGGTCCGACGCTCACTCACGGCGGAACGGCGACCGGCGCGGCGAGTATCGCCGCCGAACAGTATGGCGCGGATTGGGTCGTCGATCCGCGGAAAGGGGCGGTCGGGTCGATAGCGGACCTCTACGACGAGTATCCGCACCTCGGGAAGGTGATTCCCGCGATGGGGTACAGCGACGAACAGGTCGCCGAACTCGAGCGATCCATCAACAACGTCGACTGTGACGTCGTGCTGGCCGGGACGCCGATCGACCTGTCACAGATCGTCGACGTCGAGAAGCCGGTCGTTCGCGTCCGATACGACATCGAGGAGCGCGGAGAACCGACCTTCGAGGACGTCCTCGACGAGCACGCCGACGTGCTCGGTCTCTAG